In a single window of the Agromyces sp. H17E-10 genome:
- a CDS encoding ArsR/SmtB family transcription factor: protein MTETPENFEDQPSSTRHPGIDHVLSTTALKSLAHPLRVRIYDELSAFGPLTASGLGERLGESSGSMSYHLRQLERAGLIREDDSRGKGRERWWERVPGSVAIPDARSLPAGSAERLAAKLVEDEWMHAREQNYRHFVADGDQVFGPEWLDVATADTINLRLTPEQLAALVAEVDAVFLKYGDLYKFTPSPGSRPVQIHFNAFPLVRGEVTDDTTKEER from the coding sequence ATGACCGAGACGCCCGAGAACTTCGAGGACCAGCCGAGCAGCACCCGCCACCCCGGCATCGACCACGTGCTGTCGACGACCGCGCTGAAGTCGCTCGCCCATCCCCTGCGGGTGCGCATCTACGACGAGTTGTCGGCATTCGGTCCGCTCACCGCGAGCGGGCTCGGCGAGCGGCTCGGCGAGTCGAGCGGCTCGATGAGCTACCACCTGCGCCAGCTCGAACGTGCCGGCCTCATCCGAGAGGACGACTCGCGCGGCAAGGGTCGCGAGCGCTGGTGGGAGCGGGTACCCGGATCGGTGGCCATCCCCGACGCACGGTCATTGCCGGCTGGCAGCGCCGAGCGGCTCGCCGCGAAGCTCGTCGAAGACGAGTGGATGCACGCCCGCGAGCAGAACTATCGCCACTTCGTCGCCGACGGCGACCAGGTGTTCGGGCCCGAGTGGCTCGACGTCGCGACGGCCGACACGATCAACCTGCGACTGACCCCCGAGCAGCTCGCGGCACTCGTCGCCGAGGTCGACGCCGTCTTCCTGAAGTACGGCGACCTCTACAAGTTCACCCCGTCGCCGGGCTCGCGCCCGGTGCAGATCCACTTCAACGCCTTCCCGCTCGTGCGCGGGGAGGTCACCGACGACACCACGAAGGAGGAGCGATGA